Proteins co-encoded in one Metabacillus sp. KUDC1714 genomic window:
- the gdhA gene encoding NADP-specific glutamate dehydrogenase, whose translation MKTIEKIEQSFTDNVKEYVEQVYSTVKKRNPHESEFHQAVKEVFDSLVPVLAKNPHYIKQAILERIVEPERVISFRVPWVDDQGNVQVNRGFRVQFNSAIGPYKGGLRFHPSVNASIIKFLGFEQIYKNSLTGQPIGGGKGGADFDPKGKSDAEIMRFTQSFMSELSKYIGPDIDVPAGDIGVGAREIGYMFGQYKKMRGGFEAGVLTGKGLGYGGSLARTEATGYGTVYFVEEMLKDQNLSFKGSTVVVSGSGNVSIYAIEKAMQLGAKVLACSDSTGYVYDKNGIDLSTVKRLKEVENKRISEYVNEHPEAHYVEGCSGIWTIPCDIALPCATQNEIDAHSAELLVSNGVKAIGEGANMPSTLEAVEIFLKNKVLFAPAKAANAGGVSVSALEMAQNSARLAWTFEEVDAKLHDIMKNIYNESMKAAQEYGAPGNLVVGANIAGFVKVADAMIAQGII comes from the coding sequence ATGAAAACAATCGAAAAAATAGAACAATCATTTACAGATAATGTGAAAGAGTATGTCGAACAAGTTTACTCAACTGTAAAAAAGCGTAATCCACATGAAAGTGAGTTTCATCAAGCGGTTAAAGAAGTTTTTGATTCTTTAGTTCCTGTTCTCGCTAAAAATCCTCACTACATCAAGCAAGCTATTCTTGAAAGAATTGTTGAGCCTGAAAGAGTCATCTCATTTAGAGTTCCATGGGTTGATGATCAAGGAAATGTGCAGGTTAACCGAGGATTCCGTGTCCAATTTAACAGTGCTATCGGTCCATATAAGGGCGGTTTAAGATTTCACCCTTCCGTAAATGCAAGTATTATTAAATTTTTAGGCTTTGAGCAAATTTATAAAAACTCTTTAACTGGTCAACCAATTGGCGGCGGAAAAGGCGGAGCTGATTTTGATCCTAAGGGAAAATCAGATGCGGAAATCATGCGCTTTACACAAAGCTTCATGTCTGAACTTAGCAAGTATATCGGTCCTGATATCGATGTTCCAGCTGGTGATATCGGTGTAGGAGCTAGAGAAATTGGCTATATGTTTGGACAATATAAAAAAATGCGTGGCGGCTTCGAAGCTGGCGTATTAACAGGTAAAGGCCTTGGTTACGGCGGAAGCTTAGCACGAACAGAAGCAACTGGATATGGAACAGTCTACTTTGTAGAAGAAATGTTAAAGGATCAAAACTTAAGCTTCAAAGGAAGTACGGTAGTTGTATCAGGTTCAGGTAATGTTTCCATTTATGCTATTGAAAAAGCGATGCAATTAGGTGCTAAGGTATTAGCATGTAGTGACTCAACTGGTTATGTATATGACAAGAATGGCATAGACCTTTCAACAGTAAAACGCTTGAAAGAAGTAGAAAACAAAAGAATAAGTGAATATGTAAACGAACATCCAGAAGCGCATTATGTTGAAGGATGTTCGGGGATCTGGACGATTCCATGTGATATCGCCCTACCTTGTGCAACACAAAATGAAATAGATGCACATTCAGCTGAGCTATTAGTTTCTAATGGTGTGAAAGCGATCGGTGAAGGTGCAAACATGCCTTCTACACTAGAAGCAGTCGAGATTTTCTTGAAAAATAAGGTTTTATTTGCACCAGCAAAAGCAGCAAATGCAGGTGGCGTTTCAGTTTCAGCATTAGAAATGGCTCAGAACAGTGCAAGATTAGCTTGGACGTTTGAGGAAGTCGACGCCAAATTACATGATATCATGAAAAACATTTACAACGAAAGCATGAAAGCAGCTCAAGAGTATGGTGCACCTGGAAATCTTGTCGTTGGTGCTAATATTGCTGGTTTTGTTAAAGTCGCAGATGCTATGATTGCTCAAGGAATTATTTAA
- the ndk gene encoding nucleoside-diphosphate kinase: MPIQRTFIMVKPDGVKRGLIGEIIKRFEQKGFTLLNAELMTISREKAEYHYMELQDKPFFGELVEFITSDSVFAMVWEGENIIEVSRSMIGKTSPLEALPGTIRGDFACSKAENVIHGSDSLLSAEREIANFFDPLSIRSLNKDFPFDERKSV, from the coding sequence ATGCCGATACAGCGTACGTTTATTATGGTGAAGCCTGATGGTGTAAAGCGAGGATTAATTGGTGAAATTATTAAACGTTTTGAGCAAAAGGGGTTCACATTGTTAAATGCAGAACTTATGACTATTAGTCGTGAAAAAGCTGAATATCATTATATGGAGCTTCAAGATAAACCATTTTTTGGTGAGTTGGTAGAATTTATTACATCAGACTCTGTTTTTGCAATGGTTTGGGAAGGCGAAAATATTATTGAAGTTTCTCGAAGCATGATTGGAAAAACAAGTCCTTTAGAAGCACTACCTGGTACAATTCGTGGTGATTTTGCATGTTCCAAAGCGGAAAATGTGATTCATGGCTCTGATTCTCTTTTAAGTGCAGAACGAGAAATCGCAAACTTCTTTGACCCGTTATCAATCCGTTCTCTAAATAAAGATTTTCCTTTTGACGAACGTAAATCAGTTTGA
- a CDS encoding molybdopterin-containing oxidoreductase family protein: MQEYINIEDGVVPSVCSLDCPDQCGLLIHKKEGKIVKIEGDPEHPVTKGNICNKVRNMGERIYDQKRIKTPLKRIGEKGEGKFHPISWQEAIETITNHWKKLISNEGSESILPYSFYGNMGNINAEGMDRRFFHRLGSSQLDRSICSVAGSKGYSYTMGGSYGTDPEEMTETKLFIMWGINAVSTNMHQMTIAQRAKKNGAKIVVIDVHKNQTGRMADWFIPILPGTDGALALGIMHVLYKEKLVNRSFLKEYTVGYEELEEHVKNYDPQMVSDITGVSVEDIYTLARMYGETSPSMIRIGNGLQHHDNGGMIVRTIACLPALTGQWALKGGGALKSNSAYLAHNTKALQRPDLMKKQTRTINMNQLGKALLETEEPIRSLFIYGSNPAVVTPDANKVREGLAREDLFTVVHDLFLTETAMFADIVLPATSAFENTDFYTSYWHNYIHLQEPVISSFGESKSNTEVFRLLAHAMGYDEQAFKDSDEELIQQALSNLSNPYLPDKCHEKLKIDRYLKASTSDLLKNLNTPSGKIELFSKKMELDGYPGLPTYIPLLEETDFPFQYVPGPNHNFLNSTFSNNEKHIKLEKAPKLFMNQHDADKRGIEDGTVVRIWNDRGECELSVSVGNQVLPGVVVSQGLWSDLTGKKHLVNSLTPDRVSDMGGGATFFSGRVNVEVINQKEMV; the protein is encoded by the coding sequence ATGCAGGAATATATAAATATAGAAGATGGTGTTGTGCCTTCAGTTTGTTCACTTGACTGTCCAGATCAGTGCGGATTACTGATACACAAAAAAGAAGGAAAAATCGTTAAAATCGAAGGTGATCCTGAACATCCTGTTACGAAAGGGAATATTTGCAATAAAGTGCGGAACATGGGTGAACGCATCTATGATCAAAAGAGAATTAAAACACCTTTGAAACGTATTGGCGAAAAGGGAGAGGGCAAATTTCACCCAATTAGCTGGCAAGAGGCAATCGAAACGATTACAAATCATTGGAAAAAACTAATCTCAAATGAAGGATCAGAATCAATTCTTCCATACAGTTTTTACGGCAATATGGGAAATATTAATGCAGAAGGAATGGATCGCCGCTTCTTTCATCGTTTAGGGTCAAGTCAACTTGACCGGTCTATTTGTTCAGTTGCTGGTTCGAAAGGTTATAGCTACACAATGGGGGGAAGTTACGGCACTGATCCAGAGGAAATGACGGAAACTAAGCTATTTATAATGTGGGGAATAAACGCTGTTAGTACAAATATGCACCAAATGACGATCGCACAAAGGGCTAAAAAAAATGGCGCAAAAATTGTTGTCATAGATGTCCATAAAAATCAAACTGGAAGAATGGCAGATTGGTTTATTCCGATTCTCCCTGGTACGGATGGAGCGCTCGCATTAGGGATTATGCATGTTTTATATAAAGAAAAGCTTGTTAATCGATCATTTTTAAAAGAGTATACAGTTGGTTATGAAGAACTAGAAGAACATGTTAAGAACTATGATCCACAAATGGTTTCAGATATTACAGGAGTTTCTGTAGAAGACATTTATACGTTAGCTCGGATGTACGGAGAGACCTCTCCTTCGATGATAAGAATTGGAAATGGACTTCAGCATCATGATAATGGTGGAATGATTGTTAGGACAATTGCGTGTTTACCTGCACTAACAGGACAGTGGGCTCTGAAGGGTGGGGGAGCTCTGAAATCAAACTCTGCCTATTTAGCCCATAATACAAAAGCGCTGCAACGACCAGATCTTATGAAAAAGCAAACTCGAACAATAAATATGAACCAATTAGGTAAAGCGTTACTTGAAACAGAAGAGCCCATTCGCTCATTGTTCATATATGGAAGCAACCCAGCTGTTGTGACTCCAGATGCTAATAAGGTACGTGAGGGTCTTGCTCGTGAAGATTTATTCACTGTCGTTCATGACTTGTTTTTAACGGAAACAGCTATGTTTGCAGACATTGTTTTACCTGCTACTTCAGCTTTTGAAAATACTGATTTTTATACGTCTTACTGGCATAACTATATCCATCTGCAGGAACCTGTCATTTCATCATTTGGAGAAAGTAAATCTAATACAGAGGTATTCAGACTTCTTGCTCATGCAATGGGATACGATGAACAAGCATTTAAGGATTCAGATGAAGAATTAATTCAACAAGCTCTAAGCAATTTATCGAACCCTTATTTACCAGACAAATGCCATGAAAAATTAAAAATAGATCGCTATCTGAAAGCAAGTACAAGTGATTTATTGAAAAATTTAAACACACCAAGTGGTAAGATTGAGTTGTTTTCTAAAAAAATGGAATTAGATGGTTACCCCGGACTCCCAACCTATATTCCTTTATTAGAAGAGACAGATTTTCCTTTTCAATATGTACCTGGACCAAATCATAATTTTTTAAATTCAACCTTTTCAAATAATGAGAAACATATCAAACTTGAAAAAGCACCAAAATTATTTATGAATCAACATGATGCGGATAAACGAGGTATTGAAGATGGAACAGTTGTCCGAATTTGGAATGATCGTGGAGAATGTGAGCTCTCAGTTTCTGTAGGCAATCAAGTTTTACCAGGAGTAGTCGTAAGTCAAGGCCTTTGGTCAGACCTCACGGGTAAAAAACATTTGGTCAATTCCTTAACTCCAGATCGAGTTTCCGATATGGGCGGGGGTGCTACATTTTTTTCAGGCCGGGTAAATGTAGAAGTAATTAATCAGAAGGAAATGGTTTAA